CTGAATCTCCGTTTTGCTGTAATCGATAGTTGAGCTATTAACACGAGGTGGAGTTCCTGTTTTAAAACGGACCATGTCCAGTCCTAACTCCTCTAAGTGTTCAGAAAGCTTAATAGCCGGTTGTTGATTGTTAGGACCGCTTGAGTATTTTAGTTCACCTAAAATAATTTCCCCGCGTAAGAATGTTCCTGTCGTAATAACAACTGTTTTAGCTTTATACACAGCTCCCGTTTGAGTGACAACACCTGTACATACACCGTCTTCTACGATTAACTGTTCTACCATGCCTTGCATAAGGGTTAGGTTTTCTTCATTTTCTAACGTTTTTTTCATTTCATGCTGATAAGCAAATTTATCTGCTTGAGCTCTAAGTGCTCGAACAGCCGGACCTTTTCCTGTGTTTAACATTCTCATTTGAATATGAGTTTTATCGATATTTCTACCCATTTCTCCGCCAAGAGCATCAATTTCACGTACGACAATACCTTTTGCAGGACCACCTACAGAAGGATTGCAGGGCATAAACGCCACCATGTCTAAGTTGATGGTCAACGTTAACGTTTTAGCACCCATACGCGCAGAAGCAAGCGCCGCTTCACATCCTGCATGACCTGCTCCAATGACAATAACATCATATTGTCCACCTTCATATTGCATAATAGTAGCCTCCTTTAATAATCTATTTTCCTAAACAGAATTGAGAGAACAACTGATCAATTAAGCTTTCGTGAACAGCATCACCAATAATTTCACCTAATAGTTCCCACGTTCTTGTTAAATCAATTTGGACAATATCGATTGGAACACCACTTTCAATACCTGTGATGGCCTCATCGATAGCTCCTCTTGCTTGCGTTAAAAGCGCAATATGTCTCGTATTAGATAAATATGTTAAATCTTGAGATTCAATTGTTCCTTCAAAGAAAAGAGCTGCGATTGCTTCTTCAAGCTGATCCACTCCTTGTTCTTGAAGAAGCGAAGTCGTCACTACTGGATGATCACCAGCAAATTGCTGCACTTCCTCTAGATTAATTTTTTGCTCAAGATCTGTTTTATTCACAATGACAATAACGTCCATGCCTTCTACAGCTTCAAATAGCTTTTTATCTTCGTCCGTTAATTCTTCATTGAAATTCAACACAAGCAAAATTAAATCCGCTTCTTTCAAATACTGACGGGAGCGTTCCACACCAATTCGTTCTACAATATCTTCTGTTTCACGAATTCCAGCTGTATCAACTAATCGTAGAGGAACTCCTCGCACATTAACGTACTCTTCGATCACATCTCGCGTCGTTCCAGGAATGTCTGTGACAATAGCCTTTGCATCTTGCACTAAACTATTTAGAAGAGAAGATTTCCCTACATTAGGACGTCCAATAATAACCGTAGCTAATCCTTCTCTTAAAATTTTCCCTTGATGAGAGGTTTGAAGAAGCTTATCAATTTCTTGGCGTACATTTGAAGCTTTTTCGATCAACACTTGGTGAGTCATTTCCTCTACATCGTCATATTCTGGATAGTCAATGTTCACCTCTACATGGGCAAGTGTTTCGAGAATTTCCTGGCGTAAATGACGTACTAGCTTGGACAAACGCCCTTCCATTTGGCCAATTGCCATATTCATCGCTTTATCTGTTTTGGCACGAATTAAATCCATTACAGCTTCTGCTTGTGATAAGTCTACTCGACCATTTAAAAATGCTCGTTTTGTAAACTCACCTGGCTCGGCTAAACGGGCACCATTTGCAATAACTAACTGCAGCACACGATTAACGGATACAATTCCTCCGTGACAGTTAATTTCAATAATGTCTTCTCTAGTAAATGTCTTAGGACCTTTCATAATGGAAAGCATCACTTCTTCAACGACTTGCTCCGTCTTGGGATCTACGATATGACCGTAGTGAATAGTATGAGAAGCCACGTCTGTTAATCGTTTATTCGAAACGCTTTTAAAGATACGATCTGCAATCGTAATTGCTTCTTCACCACTCAGGCGGACGATGGCAATAGCTCCTTCTCCCATTGGTGTAGAAATGGCCGCAATTGTATCAAAAT
The genomic region above belongs to Priestia megaterium and contains:
- the mnmE gene encoding tRNA uridine-5-carboxymethylaminomethyl(34) synthesis GTPase MnmE, with the translated sequence MLDFDTIAAISTPMGEGAIAIVRLSGEEAITIADRIFKSVSNKRLTDVASHTIHYGHIVDPKTEQVVEEVMLSIMKGPKTFTREDIIEINCHGGIVSVNRVLQLVIANGARLAEPGEFTKRAFLNGRVDLSQAEAVMDLIRAKTDKAMNMAIGQMEGRLSKLVRHLRQEILETLAHVEVNIDYPEYDDVEEMTHQVLIEKASNVRQEIDKLLQTSHQGKILREGLATVIIGRPNVGKSSLLNSLVQDAKAIVTDIPGTTRDVIEEYVNVRGVPLRLVDTAGIRETEDIVERIGVERSRQYLKEADLILLVLNFNEELTDEDKKLFEAVEGMDVIVIVNKTDLEQKINLEEVQQFAGDHPVVTTSLLQEQGVDQLEEAIAALFFEGTIESQDLTYLSNTRHIALLTQARGAIDEAITGIESGVPIDIVQIDLTRTWELLGEIIGDAVHESLIDQLFSQFCLGK